A stretch of Maridesulfovibrio zosterae DSM 11974 DNA encodes these proteins:
- a CDS encoding HD-GYP domain-containing protein — translation MLKKVSVKRLKVGLHIHLKDIPWFKHSFFRSNFKIKKSQEIDEVQGIGCEYVYYDPQRSDCEPLQVDAKVKPVSKTVNRRDIKKKKSSELRKRKDAYINTEKKFLSSAKQANRIMRGVLNGQISFCEEAQEMAHEFASFFLKDIHTTLNLINLSASDDEALYFHSLNVSILSCMLGREVGINDSDMHTLAFGALMHDIGKAKIPKKILYKPSVLTKPELEMVKRHPLYGVGLLSGMKSVNKDVMKIIYHHHVRNGPSGYPEGISFKSIGLLPKIVAIVDLYDNLINHRVVEKVLTPHQALANLYKSNAKLLDEKILAHFIRMLGVYPPGSLCELDSGEIAMVVSIGDNPLLPDVIIYDQNIPKNEAMILRLGADIDSKVERIVSRKDLTEDQLQYLSPKSKIGYYVDSKSN, via the coding sequence ATGCTTAAAAAAGTATCAGTTAAGAGACTCAAAGTTGGGTTACATATTCACTTAAAAGATATTCCCTGGTTTAAACATTCTTTTTTTCGTTCAAATTTCAAAATTAAAAAATCACAGGAAATAGACGAAGTACAGGGAATCGGTTGTGAATATGTATACTACGACCCTCAAAGAAGTGATTGTGAACCGTTACAGGTGGATGCAAAAGTCAAACCTGTCAGTAAAACGGTTAATAGGCGTGATATAAAGAAGAAAAAGTCTTCTGAATTACGCAAACGCAAAGATGCATATATAAATACAGAAAAAAAGTTCCTCTCGTCTGCGAAGCAGGCAAATAGAATTATGCGAGGCGTTTTAAATGGGCAGATTTCCTTTTGTGAAGAAGCGCAGGAAATGGCTCATGAATTTGCAAGCTTTTTTTTAAAAGATATTCACACCACTCTTAATTTAATAAATCTTTCTGCTTCTGACGATGAGGCTTTATATTTTCATTCGCTTAATGTCTCAATTCTTTCTTGTATGCTTGGCCGGGAGGTAGGCATTAATGACAGTGATATGCATACTCTGGCATTTGGTGCTTTAATGCATGATATAGGGAAGGCGAAAATTCCTAAGAAAATTTTGTATAAGCCATCTGTGCTGACTAAGCCTGAGTTAGAGATGGTTAAAAGACATCCCTTATACGGGGTCGGTCTTCTGTCAGGAATGAAATCTGTAAATAAAGATGTAATGAAGATTATTTATCATCATCATGTCCGTAATGGCCCCAGTGGATATCCGGAAGGAATCAGTTTTAAATCAATTGGTCTATTGCCAAAAATTGTTGCCATTGTCGATTTATATGACAACCTTATCAACCATAGAGTTGTAGAGAAGGTCCTTACTCCTCATCAGGCTCTGGCGAATCTTTATAAAAGTAATGCCAAGTTGCTGGATGAGAAAATTTTAGCTCATTTTATAAGAATGCTTGGTGTTTATCCTCCCGGATCACTATGCGAATTAGATAGCGGTGAGATTGCAATGGTTGTCAGTATCGGCGATAATCCTCTATTACCGGATGTTATTATTTACGACCAGAATATTCCAAAAAATGAAGCTATGATTCTCAGGCTTGGAGCAGACATTGATTCTAAGGTTGAACGCATTGTTTCACGTAAAGATTTAACTGAAGACCAGCTACAATATTTATCTCCTAAATCCAAAATAGGGTACTATGTTGACTCTAAATCTAATTAG
- a CDS encoding bacteriohemerythrin, producing MYRIKWNDKYSTGNVEIDKQHMQLFEIFNEYLAEKKKRSSLKYLILSIDLLGYCQEHFKTEEQLMLSANYPFFEEHKSEHANIYAAVENLVNKVYNGDSIDDVAADEFLFSWVEQHIVKKDCDVIEWINNGRI from the coding sequence ATGTACAGAATTAAATGGAATGATAAATATTCAACTGGGAATGTCGAGATAGATAAACAGCATATGCAACTTTTTGAGATATTCAATGAATATCTTGCTGAGAAAAAAAAGAGATCCAGCTTAAAATATTTAATATTATCTATCGACTTACTTGGATATTGCCAGGAACATTTTAAAACAGAAGAGCAGCTAATGCTGAGTGCTAACTATCCATTCTTTGAAGAACACAAATCTGAACATGCAAATATTTATGCTGCCGTAGAGAACTTAGTTAATAAAGTCTATAATGGCGATAGTATTGATGATGTCGCAGCAGATGAGTTTCTTTTCTCATGGGTTGAACAACATATAGTTAAAAAAGATTGTGATGTTATCGAGTGGATAAACAATGGTCGTATATAG
- a CDS encoding substrate-binding periplasmic protein — MLLYKIFGLLALNLTFLFTLCAQAYSSDEIINIASVEYPPIVSMQEIPGLGYGMCRDVVTEAFKAVSEDVNFTILPMSRNVWSVVHNKGTICLGSMVWFKRENKDALVDFVEIINLNFVAYYKKKRFPDGVSYESLKDLRGYSFGNVRGSGSQPTLENANLKIDLVRNIRLNFQKLSVDRMDFAVSLRVTGNYLIPKLFPDNVSEFAYLDKPLLRVALSVIFLRKQKRIKQKFIKGLSIIAKNGTYLRILDKYYGTAGVPEGTIPDFIKSEMENS; from the coding sequence ATGCTGCTATATAAGATATTCGGGCTTCTTGCACTGAATTTAACGTTTTTATTTACTTTGTGTGCACAGGCGTATTCTTCTGATGAGATAATCAATATTGCATCAGTGGAATATCCTCCGATCGTTTCTATGCAAGAGATCCCAGGTCTTGGTTATGGCATGTGTAGAGATGTTGTGACTGAGGCTTTTAAGGCTGTATCGGAAGATGTAAATTTTACTATTTTGCCAATGTCTAGAAATGTCTGGTCTGTTGTACATAATAAGGGGACGATCTGCCTCGGTAGTATGGTCTGGTTTAAAAGGGAGAATAAAGACGCATTAGTCGATTTTGTAGAAATCATTAATCTTAATTTCGTCGCTTATTATAAAAAAAAACGTTTTCCTGATGGCGTATCATATGAGTCATTGAAAGATTTACGCGGATACAGTTTTGGAAATGTCAGGGGGAGTGGCAGTCAGCCTACTTTAGAGAATGCAAATCTTAAAATTGATTTAGTCAGAAATATAAGATTAAATTTTCAAAAATTGAGTGTCGACCGTATGGATTTTGCGGTTTCGTTGCGTGTAACAGGGAATTATTTAATTCCAAAACTTTTTCCAGACAATGTTTCTGAGTTTGCATACCTAGATAAACCGTTACTCCGGGTAGCTCTCTCTGTTATTTTTTTGCGGAAACAAAAGAGAATTAAGCAAAAGTTTATTAAAGGCTTAAGCATAATTGCAAAGAATGGAACTTACTTAAGAATATTAGATAAATACTATGGTACCGCAGGAGTTCCTGAAGGCACAATACCTGATTTTATAAAGAGTGAAATGGAAAATAGCTAA